AGGTACTGGAGGAATGAGGGAAAACGATTAAAGGGAAAATAGGATAAATGAGAGTGGGGAAGTGAGGGAGAAATAGAGGAAGTGAGGGGGAATTAGGAAGGGTTCCATCCATCCGTCGTACTTTTTTACAATGAGACGAAGTAAAAGAAAATAAGCGGAGGGAAAGTAAGAGAAGTGGTGGTAAATGAGAGATAGGGAAATAAGGGGAATCATGGGAGGGGTCCGCCCATCGTAATTCTTGGCAAGGGGGAGAAGTGATAGGTAATAATGGAAGAAGAGTAAGGTAAATGAAAAGGGCGGAGGGAAATTATGGAAGAGAAAGTAGAAGAAATTAACGGTGGGAAAGTAGGGAATGTGGGGAAAAATTGAAGAGTGGCCAATTCGTCGTACTTTTTTCCACGAACGGGAAGTGAGGTTAAATAAGGAAAGGAAAAGTTAAGGGTAATGAGCGAAGGGTAAGTGACGGAACATGAAGGGAATTATGGGAGGGATCTGTACGTCCCTCGTGCTTTTTTACAAAAgaggaagtgagaggaaatgagggaATGGAGAGTAGGTGAATTAGGAGAAATAAAGGAAAGTAAGGTTTTTCAGGTGAGGGGGAGGAGGAGTAGGGCAAATAAGAAAAATTGGAGCAGGAGAAGTGAGACGAAATTAGGTAGGGGACGTAGGGAAGTGAATGTAAGTGAGGGCAAGTaggggaaattatttaaaataaaggtgAGTAGTGGAGAGGAAGTGAGAGCAGGGAAAGGAAACCATGGAAAGGGGAGCGTTATCTGgagaggaaattttaaattttaaaaggaaatgagaaaaaaagaatttcagaaagTAAGCGGAGCGAAAGTTGAAGTGAGGGGAAGGAAATGATGGGAGAGAGAAACTTGAACAACTTAATCAACCTTTGTCCACCGTACTTTTTTCTCAGGTGGGGCAGTGAGGGAAAATAAGGGGAAGTAAAGGACGAAAAGGAACTAGAATTGATGGGAACAGTAGTGGAAAAGAGGTGCGGGGAAAGTTGGATTGCGGAAGTAGGGGCAGTGGTGGAAATTAAGGGGAGTAGAAATAAATGAAGTATGAAGAATGAGGGGAAGTAAAATATGGGTATGGTAAAAGGGAAATAAAGGATATGGAGGAAATTATGGGGGGGGGGTAAGtagaagtgagggaaaatgaagCAAAGGTATAAtaatcctttaaaacctcttaaaaatCTGTTAATATCTCGTGCATTTTTTAGAAgtcccttgaaatgttttgacaaattttgaaatctttaaaatccctttacatgcttttgaaatttttttttttttcgatctagtgcagaaatttaaaaatatgttccaatgcaaagtgaaaaaatagttgcattagcgAGCAATTGGAGAAAATAGCCATtcgtgtcatttttttaaataaaagcaaaatagttgcatcgttcaaaaaaagtatcaaaaagtcCGTGGCCTGCAAAATTGAAAGCcacagaattttaaaaccacaGTCAACATTTAATactctttaataaatttaaatctattcaagAATGacagtaattttttgtattcaaacgCCATAATAAAGATATTTTCAATTTCCAAGTTTGTAAATTGAGAAATTGCAATATTCGCAGACAAGAACAAACTCAGAATTTACAAGTATAAAGCGGATTGATCAATTATGTTTCATGTAGACTGATCCTATTTTTATCGAAGCGTGAATCAATcttcaataatattttacatatatccacttttgcaaaaataatttacagacaaaatctgataaatttgtaatttcaaataagttATTTTCATCGTTTTGATGAATATTAatacagaatatttttgaatcgaAGATTGCATTAGCTGTTAGCGCTAAATTCACACGATAGTAGActactgaatatttaaataaattggctGTCTGACTTCTCTCAGTTATAAAAATAGGGTGGCCACAGAGCTTAAtgattaaaattacaaaactttaccCTGATTgttccctgactaatttttctttttcgccGTCATTAATATTTTGAGACAAAAATCCTCATCTTTGTAACATCGGAGTATTCTCCTGAttagcgaaaaaaaaaattctaagaagttatgcgtatttgaaaaCTTCTGAGACCctgcaaaatttattaaaatatcatgagatttttaaatgccttaaaatcgtttatttaaaacattgaaaatttgtttgtctcttgaaaataccttggaaacttttaaaatacccttaaatctttcaaatcctttcgaAGCActttacattatttgaatttattaaaaacacactAAGGtatttaaaatcctgcaaatttttttgatttttgaaaattccttgagatttttaaaaataacctataattttttcaaattcctttaaaatgcCATCGAAGtctttaaatctgttaaaaatgtcTTCGAGcattttaaaatacccaaaaatatttcaaaagaatttaagaaaattcggaAATAGTTATAAACCTGAATTCAACAGTGGTTAATCAATGGGTTAATTTATTAAGGTAAAAGTAACTATACTGAGTGTATCTTAAAAAAGCGACTAAAAAAGTGGTTTACGACAAAAAAAGGCTTAAAATGCTTCTTATAGGAATTCCCTgacttttactatttttttcaaaatccttgactTTTCGCTGATTTGCAGGTTTTCCATGATCTTCTTCCGCCTCATAAAAAACAATACTTAAATACTACACTCACCTCTCGATATAAGAACTCCCGGTTTACGATATTCCTAGACTTGATGTCCTCGGCAGTTTCATGACTAGGGAAGCCGCGAaatcgagagagagagagagacagagagagaggcGGTGCTCAGACAAGCATGACAAACTGTATAGGAGCCGTACTCTCAGCGCATTAGTTGCTTCAGGTTGCGCAATACGGCCACATACAACAGGAATGGTTCATGCGGTTCTTCCTGTTTATGTTTGGGTTCCCTCGATTTAGAATCAATGCTAGCAGGCCATTTCATGAAACCGTTCATATATAGGTCGTTGAGTGTAAATAACgaagtaaatttataattattttttattttccttttttttaggaTGCTGTATATTTTGATGCCGTTTTAGAAGCTTTGAGAAAAGATCAAAATGAACAGTGCAAGATCATATACAAAGCGACAGTGATGGGACAACACGTCACTGAAAATCTCGATGataatcgtgaaaaatataaaCGTATGGATCATGAAGTTTGGATCAATATGAAAGAAAGGGAACGCACTTTAAAAATCGCTCGAGCACAAGTTGAAGATGTTTGGGCCTATTCTCGGTCCCTTGTTCGAATTCAGGTTCAAACAATCTgctattcatataaaaattttaacttttaagaaaaactttatagcccaaaattctctcaaaacaaatgaaatagagtcattttcacaaaaataggcgaatataaatgaaataaaaaaatttcacttcaaaagttaaaaatctcaaaattatatactttttgttaacaaaagagatgacttttctacagtaaaagataaattttcgataaaaaaagcacgaattttctaccagaaagatcaattttcaacaaaatagtttgattataaacaaaatagtgatattttcaacaaattagtttaatttacaaccaacaatatgaattttcaacaaactaaacatttccaatcaagaaagaaaaaaagtccatcattgttaaaattttaatccaaaatacgaatattctaaagtagttaaaatttcaaccagcgagataaatttttaactagatagatagatatttatttatttttcagcccaACGGCCTTGAAATATTGGACTtgttttacatttctttttcttatccATCCACTCTtgcattcaaggatttttttgacaactaaaacaaaatagaatCTCTATATGGATTAATAGTAACAATAATGGTTCTCTATACACTCTATTACATCCTCTTTTCGCTTTTCCAAAAGTCTTAACCAATTACACACATTCTTATTGCCTGCCCTACCATTtaacatttcttcaatttctaaatttggtCTANNNNNNNNNNNNNNNNNNNNNNNNNNNNNNNNNNNNNNNNNNNNNNNNNNNNNNNNNNNNNNNNNNNNNNNNNNNNNNNNNNNNNNNNNNNNNNNNNNNNagagtgaggggaaatgagggaatTAGAGGAAATGAAAGTGAGGAGAATGAGGGATGGGAAGTGTGGGAAAGTGGGGGAGGACAAGCAGGGGAAATAATGGGGTAGTTAAATAGAGGAAAGGGGagggaagtaggaaaagtgaggaGGAATGAGAGAATTAGAGGAAATTTAGTAGGGATATTGAaggaaaatgataagaaattggAGGAAGGATAGTGAGGGAAAATTAAGACGGGGAGTAGGGAAAATGAGGATAAGTATGAGGGAGAGACGAATAGTATGAAGAGAAGGAGAAGGGAAGAGAAACTATGGGAGGGGAGTAGGAAAAGCggggggaagtaggagaagtaaggCTAACTAAGGGAATTGGAGGAAATCTGGATGGGAAAGTGACAGAAAATCAGGGGAGAAAATTGAAAGAAGAGGGGGTGGACTGGGAGGGGAATAGAGGGTAAATTATCGGAGGACAAGTAGAGGAAATTACGGTTGGTGGTAAGGGAAAATGAGGGAAGATTATCAGAGGGGAAGAAAAAGTGAGTAGAAATGAAGGAATAAAAGGAAATAAGGGTAGGAAGGAAAGTAATGGAAGTGAGGAGAGAACTAGTAGGAAGTAGGGTATTGCGAGTTAGTAGAGGTTGGGAAGTAGGGCTCAGAAAGGGATTTCGGGGAAGGTGAGTGTTAACTGGAGAAGTGAGGAGAAGGGTTAGTATAGGAGATAGATGTTGGGGAAGGAAGGGAAAGTGATGTTGCAGCAGCTTACTCTTCTGTCGTGGGTAGTACGGTGTTTTGAAGTTCAGCAAGAATTAACTCAGCATgttgttttttcttcaaaaatgaatcACGTCTTTGTACAGCTTGTTCGAATTGTTTTGCAAGTCTTTCTTTTTGGACTGTTTGTTCCTCTAGCCTGTCGAGTCAATAAATCTTCCATGTGTGTGGAAaagataaaatacttttttgttgatgaCAAAACTCAAAAAGAcagttttaaaactaaacttaccTAGAGTGCAGTTCTTCGAAAGTTCGAACGCGTAgggattcttttattttaagaaaaacttctTCTAAATTTCGGATTTGACTTTCCAGCTCTCCATCAACCTTTTTAGGCTCTTTTATCTTCTCTGCGATATCAGTATCACTCTACATTATGCGGAAATTaggtaatcaaaaataattattttccaggcTTCACACTCTTTTTTCCTATTCCCCTCGTTtccccctttttaaagaattctttttgttCCCGTTTTTTTGAATTTCCCCTTATTctcgtcaaaaattcaacttttctgttaaaaatcacctttcgtgttaaaaattcaactattttggtagaaaattcatttatttggttaaaaatgaactttttggttaaaaattcatattatcgggttgaaaattcaactgttttctaaaaatacaagaaactaatcttttttaatagaatattaatcgctttggttaaaaattcaactagttggttgaaagttgatctactttattgaaaataaatttaatggttGATGAATAAactgttgttgaaaataatgttgttgttgaaaattaactttttcaactgaaaatttacctatttcacttttggttgaaaaatcatcttttttagtagaaaattaatatcttggGTTACAAATGCAACTAACTGGTATTTTTTTGGGTTCATTGTtttcttttatggtttaaaattaatttcatcaactgaaaatttaacttcttgaacttcttgaaacaagttttttttccataaaataaattttttaaactaaaaatataacttcaatttttggtcgaaaattgatatttctatttctttttggaataaaaatgtatcacttttggtaaaaattccattttttttggttaaaaatgcaactctttggttgaaaatttatcttgtttggttgaggaatcaactattttgtttgaaaactcatctttttggctaaatgcagctactttttattttaaaataaatttttttttcgaagattcattattttagtcgaaTATTGAATTACTACTTGGTTTAGGGTAGAACTACTTTCTGAATAAATCATTCTTTGAttgttaaggattcatcattttacttgaaaattcacctctatggttgcaaattcgttatctttttgggtcgaaaatttatttttcgaactgaaaatttaactattccagtagaaaattcatcattttagtgaaaaatttatcggGACTTGGTTAGGTGGAGTGGAGAGAAAAAGGGAGGAAAGATCTTTGCGTTCTTCATTGATTTAAAGGCAGCCTTTGATAAGGTAAATAGGGAAAAGTTGTTGAAAACAATGGAGATAAGAGGAGTAAGAAAAGGTTTAATTGAAAGATTGAAAGAAATCTATGTAAAAACGGTTAGTGCTGTGAGGGTAAATGGCAAATTTTGCACAGAAGAGGGCCTTAGACAGGGCTGTCCTCTTAGCGCTACACTATTCACAGTCCTGATCTCTGACATACAAGAGGAAATGAGAAAAGAAATTGTGGGAGGCATAAAAGTTGGGAGTGAAAAATTCTGGTCACTTGCTTACGCAGATGATATAGCACTTTTGGCGAACAATGAAGAAGATTTTAGGGCAATGATGAAAAGATTCGGAAAGTTcttagagaagaaaagtttagtaTTGAACGTAGAAAAATCGAAGGTAATGGTTTTCAAAAAAGGTGGGAGcagagaaaaggaaagaaaatggaATTGGAAACGAGTAAATGTAGAGGAAGtgaaagtattcaaatatttaggtacacattcaacaaaaatggagGCTGTGATAGACACATTCAGGAGATTGTTAAAAAGGCCAACATTGTGATGAAACATACGTGGGGGATAGGAGAAAGACTCTTTAAGGACAATTTAAACAgaagaatacatatttttaacagcTTAGTAGTTGGAGTTCTGTCTTACGAGGCAGAATTATGGGGATGGGAAGAAAAAGCCACTTTAGAAAGGATCCAAGACCGTTATCTCAGGTGGACCCTGGGACTCGACCGTTATACACCAAGCTACATGGTTCTGGAAGAGaccaaaatcgaaaaacttaGAGTGAAATTAGGAAGAAAAGCTATTAAATTTGAAGAAGGAATAGAAAATTCCGCaggaagaacaattttaaaagaatgcctaaaagaaaaaaatagtggaaGGCTGAAGATAAGAAGTGTCCAAGAAAGGAAGCAATATCTTAAAAGGTGTGGTTATAGTCAAGAgggtttaaaaacattaaaaggtAAGAGAGCTAATGTAAAAGAGATACTAAAGAAGACAGACTACGAAGTACAAAGACAAACACAGCTAGGTAAAATACAGGAATCTAGGTACAATAGTAGGTANNNNNNNNNNNNNNNNNNNNNNNNNNNNNNNNNNNNNNNNNNNNNNNNNNNNNNNNNNNNNNNNNNNNNNNNNNNNNNNNNNNNNNNNNNNNNNNNNNNNTCACTTCCCCTACCTTTCATCACAATTACCCAATCAATTCCTATACTCCCCCTCCCTCATTTACCATAATTTtccatcacttcccctactttcccttcctCATTCCCATAATTTACCATAACTTTCCTCAGCATTCTCATCACTTCCGCTCTCATTTCTTATTACGTCCCTTATTACCCCACCTCTCATACATTCTGCACTACGTAACAAACAtttgttattctatttttttgtatttagacGCTGAATAATTTACACGcatcaaataaaagattttaacacttttcaatcaaagaatttagATTCACAGGTTTTCTATACGGCGGGCGATTTCAAATTCACGGTTATTTCCTGTTTTTTACCAGTaaagtttttccattttcccgGGCAACTAAAAGTAAGATACTGATATTTACTGCAAAGCGCAAACtttgctttattttaattcatcacGTTGATTCTCTACACACCTTTATAAacattaatacttaaattttgaaccgaaaagattaatttctaaacaatatgattaactttaaaacaaaaagattaattttttacccaaaaccacaatttttcaacaaaatacattaatttttaacgatctactgaattttcaattaattttcaaataaaaattacttagaaaaattaattatcaacctaacagatgaattttcaactaaaaaattataaatctacaacaaaaaagacgtattttcaactaaaaaatataatttttcaatcgaaaattaaataataaaatttttagtaaaaaatgaatgtgCAGCCAAAGGgatgaatgtttaactagaattatggaatattaaactggaataatagttacatta
The sequence above is drawn from the Belonocnema kinseyi isolate 2016_QV_RU_SX_M_011 chromosome 7, B_treatae_v1, whole genome shotgun sequence genome and encodes:
- the LOC117176451 gene encoding uncharacterized protein LOC117176451 gives rise to the protein MLSAKFVKIHGMKDDRWTTKDKLQQYRGVLRLHAREKKVQAANLINLKKRVSRDLKSLSENVQEYRTIINDIRSGDKRRICALFHEHRDLLLALMNQTPSEIFAGVFQDSSLKRKQLDKLFYQKKKVMKKCFDLKLEYTILSDKIDQRDVDPSDRMQQKLITCYQRSMARYNAAQSIKTTYELMLNILKKDAVYFDAVLEALRKDQNEQCKIIYKATVMGQHVTENLDDNREKYKRMDHEVWINMKERERTLKIARAQVEDVWAYSRSLVRIQAAFDKVNREKLLKTMEIRGVRKGLIERLKEIYVKTVSAVRVNGKFCTEEGLRQGCPLSATLFTVLISDIQEEMRKEIVGGIKVGSEKFWSLAYADDIALLANNEEDFRAMMKRFGKWEQRKGKKMELETSKCRGSESIQIFRYTFNKNGGCDRHIQEIVKKANIVMKHTWGIGERLFKDNLNRRIHIFNSLVVGVLSYEAELWGWEEKATLERIQDRYLRWTLGLDRYTPSYMVLEETKIEKLRVKLGRKAIKFEEGIENSAGRTILKECLKEKNSGRLKIRSVQERKQYLKRCGYSQEGLKTLKGKRANVKEILKKTDYEVQRQTQLGKIQESRYNSRYEKNEKEMRKQTKDQKKRHKDSNEMRKVRGKLLMNIRAALQNIADMLIMVEDKKSEKKESEEKEKTEKNNITGEKKPVIELQPVETDALALLEQVTQKATWLSSMSNFEMDKEKEERARDLYQSYISDYKSNLLFGQQELEPNGIFVEHEVVDPSIMSRNDIKKKSKLIVDAHLKEE